Part of the Arachis hypogaea cultivar Tifrunner chromosome 6, arahy.Tifrunner.gnm2.J5K5, whole genome shotgun sequence genome, CTTATCCACTATAGATTGATCTTATATCCATAATATTTTGAATATTTGGCTATTGAATTTCTATCCCAACACATTTTCAGTGTTCATAGTCCATGTTAAAATTGTCAGGGATAGGTTTTTCATAAACTCCAACTTGAGAACTTGTCAACCATATGGTCCATGAATACTTCATGGTTTTGTTTTTGGTGACTATGAATACTTCAtggttaacatattatatatagcTCTAAGTGGAAGTTGGAGGGTCTGGTGACTTGTATCCACAATAAGTCGATAGTTGCATTCTTACCACGACgtctcataggaagaaaaaaattattgtaaaaactaccaaataaaaatataattaataaaaaaaatgagatccTCTTCTAATATTTATGACCTTttataatgataaaataaaaattaaaggaataaaattttatatttttatattagaaaaagaatttaatatttatcataataaaattaaataatggattagttatatttaatatatttaaataaataaaaccaatcaaataaaaatatttttaagaattaatcaaatcaattagctaatacaaataattaatataattgatttgatttgatttaatttattaaattcaaaaaaaaaaaaataaatagttgatcaaatttaatgaattaaaagacAAATAAAGAAACACTTTCTTAGGAGACAATGATTTAGTTAACTAAATTAATCTGTGTTTATTatattcaattagaataaataacaaattatctattttaatatgcaccttataaattaataaattaaaataatcgatataatgaattataattaattaattgatataaattataataaattgtgtgataaatatctaatcaaatcaattagttgatataattaatttactgtaatgaattatatttaatgaattaaaaaaaataaattaaaaatacttttaataattaattatttgatataaattattataaattgtatgatatttaaatatataactaaATGTCATAGATTTTTTATTGAAGTGAGTTTAGATTGTTATTAGAAATAAGAATGGTTAACACTAAAATTGTTGGTAATGATTGAAGCAAACCCATAGCTACTAGCTAGTGATGAAAAAGTTACATATACGGAACTGGCCACATTTAGAGCTATCTAAATCCAAAGAATGCTTAAGGCACTACTAAACCACGATTTTTTTTTCCGGGTCGGGTATCCACCTATAAAAAAGGTATGGGAGATGCTAGTGCTATCATAAAGAtgcaaaaaatgtttttttttaaagatatttttaataattaaaatttaacacatataattatttaaattatgttatttttgttaaaattaggttagacaaattaatttgaccgaaaaatagtgaattaaattttgaatttgtttaaattaatattattttttataaaaaatgactacaatatctctattatataaaatgactaaaatacttttattatatatattaattttgagaattctaaattttagccattttcttttctattgttatagggttagaatttaaaatttttaaaatatatatatataaaatagagatattttagttgtgttttataataggaatattgtaataattttttataaaaaatattaatttataccgttttaaaatttaatttattaattttttttactaaattaatttgtccagtctaattttaataaaaataatacaatttaattgattatatgtgttaaattttaatttttaaaaaatatcttaaaaaaaaaaaagacgtttttaacATCTTTATCTAAAAGACTCCCAAAAGATATAAGATATAGTAGTAAAGCAATAACGATAAGTGCATAGGAACTATATCCCTCACCGGTGGGTGATATCATGTCAATAGACCAGGCATAAGTTATGACAAGTAACGTCAACAGCGGGCCAAGAATGTAGCCGATGATCCCATTTGGCATTACAATAAAGATTATTATAGTTGCCAAGAAAAGGATCACAGTGTTGATCACTGATAAAACAATGAAATCAAAGGGTTCCATGCTTGCTATCCCCGGTATCCTATGCACAGTAGCGGTGTTTGTAGAATTGAGAGAGAATGATGAAGTAGTAGGGTTGAGATTATTGTCAGGCTGATAGAGTCCACCTGGTGGACTCAATGCTGTCTGATAGATGCTGGTTATAATAAGAGCAGCAACTACCATGTATGCATCACGTTGTTCTGAAGACATGCTATTTCTAAGGCGACGCCATTTCTTTCTCTGAAATACTAGTACTGCTTTCATTAAGTTGGGATGACGACCGCCATGATTAGTTGCTTCCCCACGTTTTGCTTTAGCTCCCTCTAGTATTCTTTCAATCTCTGGATAAGAATTAGCTATAGCTAGGTCTAATGCTGTTTGGTTCCAAGAATTCTTGGCATTTTTCTCCATCTTTTTACTTCCAATCAATAACGTAACAGCCTGGGTATTAGAGGTCCAATAAACAACACAGTTATTTCACTATTTAAATACTTTCAATTCAATactttattgctatatatatacctGTGTATTACCGCAGAGTGTTGCAAGGTGCAAAATGTTGTTGCCGTCTACAGTCCTACTGTTCAGGATGGAGCGTTCTGAATCGTCTGCACTGTTGAAGGTGTTTTCTTTGAGCCAGTCAACCAATTTTTCAAGGGCACTCAGGTTTCCACACCTCAGGGCAATGTGGAGTGCAGTTTCCTTTCTTACATTCACATCCTTGATAGAATCCGGGCATATATGGAGGAAATGAGTTAGAAGCCTGATGTTTTCCTCAGAACCAGATAGGCACAGAAGATGCAAAGGAGTGAGGCGTTCCTTCCCTTTGACTCGGACCAGGTCTTTATTAATTTCTACAAGGCGATCAACCAGACTGTAATGATTGTTATGCAAAGCAACGTGGATGGGGCTCAATCCTTGCGGATTCAGCTTGAAACCAAATGAAGGTTTCAATCCCATAATCTCGATGGCAAACTCGACGTGCCCGGCAGAAGCAGCAATATGCAAGGGAGTGTTCACAAAAGGAATTGCATCCACTTCCTCCAGAATGTTTGGATTCTGTTGGATTGCTCGGTAGAGCATGTTTATATTTCCAGAAGTTGCAGCACGTACCAGCACCAGCATTGCATTGACTACTTGCAGATTGTTTGGATTATGTTGAATTGTCCGGTAGAACATGTTTATATCTTTACAAGTTGCAGCTTGTTCCAGCATTGCATCGACTTCCTCGAGAATGCTTGGATTCTGCTGAATCGCTCGGTAGAGCATGTTCATATTTGTTGAAGTTACAGCTTGTTTCAACATTACATTGACTTCCTCCTGAATGCTTCGATCCTGTTCAATTGCTTGGGAGAGCATGCTTATATTTCCAAAAGTTGCAATCCCCCTCATTGCAATGACTACCTCCAGAATGTATGGATTCTGTTGAATTGCTTGGTAAAACATATTTGTGTTTTCAGAAGTTGTAGCCAGTTCATACATTGCATCGACTACATGCAAAATGCTTGGATCCCGTTGAATTGCTTGGTAGAGCAAGTTTATGTTTCTATAAGTTGCAACATGTTCCAGCAATGTGTTGACTTCCTCCAGAATGCTTGGATTCTGTTGAATTGCTATGTAGAGCATGTTCATATTTTTTGAAGTTGTATCTTGTTGCAGCATTGCATTGATTTTCTCCAAAATGTTTCGATTCTGTTGAATTGCTAGGTAGAGCAAGTTTATATTTCTAAAAGTTGCAGCTTGTTCCACCGTTGCATTGATTTCCTCCAGAATGCTTGGATTTTGTTTAATTGCTGGGTGGAGCTTATTTCCAGAAATTGCAGCTTGTTCCAACATTGCATCGATTCCTTCCAAAATGCTTGAATCTTGTTGAATTGCTTGGTAAAGCGTGGTTATATTTCTAGAAGTTGAGGCTTGTTCCAAAGGGCCTACATTTGCCATTTTAGGACCCCTTTTTTTTTGCTCTCTGAATGAAAGACACTAAAATGATAACTTTGAAAGTGATGAAATGGTCTAACTTGCAATTGCAGAACACAATTCTTCACTTCGATTTTTCAACCCATTGACTTCGATTTTCCAACCCATTGACGCGTAATTCATGCATGTGAGCCTTTAAATTAAAGTTTCTTTTGGTGGATCCAAGGGatcacaaattaaaaaaagaaatggtTTCGgccaagtaaaagaaaaaaaattaaagagagagcgtGTGTccctattttttaaaagaaagaaacgaAACAGTAAAGAAGAGGAGAGTTTCCAGCATCGAAAGGAAGAAGTTGTTGGAGGAAAGAGGAGTGCCATTTTCATCACATTAAACTGatgaacttattttatttttttataaaattttattacgttattttattaaaatataatttgttagttgtattatttttttttgtcttaatttaagatatttattttaTGAAGAATTTATGTTAATTCTATCAGTTTTAATAATGTATTTTGTTGAATATTGAAATGTCCTAATGCTATTAGGAAGACTGATTATGTATCAATTATTTTGATTGTAGAAGATTTTAGTGGATTAAGTCTCATGAATTTTTGTCCTTTTTTGAGAGTTTTTCCACGATAAAATTCtagttttgattatttaatttctaccAATATATCTGCTATTTAGAATATCTTTAGTATTACTTATATTATTTAATCGCacaaattgtgaaaaaaattatttttggtgcttctGTTATCAGAGAGATTCTTATTGAACCACATTTTTTTCAACAAAGTGGTATTGTTTATCTTTGTGCCGatcaaatgaaagaaaatatttatggGCCAAATATGGTTAAATTGAATTCCCaaaattatttgatttgaaaGACCCTCATGGAAGATATATTGTATAACAAGGACTTATATGATTCTATGAAGGGGAATAAATCTAAAGGTACCAAATTCGATGCTGAATGGAAGAAGCTAAATCAGAAGGCAGTTGCTTTAATTAGGCAATGGTTTGATCTTAGCGTGTATCCACAAATTGACACCAAAACAAATGCCGAGAAGATGTATgtggaagaaattgaaggaattataTGAGAGGAAGAATGTACAAATTAAACTAAAGCATTCTTAATTAGGAAGCTTGTCAATATGAAGAATATTAAAGGTAAATTAATGTTGGAGCATTTGAGCATTTTTCACGAGACGGTGAGCCAATTAACAAAGAATGAAATTATTTTGAATGATGAGTTGCAAGCCTTATTATTGTTGAACTCTTTGCCTGATAATTGAAAAGTTTTGGTTGTAACATTGACTAACTCAACTCCAAATGAAAAGTTGAcattaacaataattaaaaagagcatgttgaatgaagaagTCAGAAGAAGAGTGAGGTTTGATTAAATAATGTCTCCTCCTAGCCAGAAGCACTTGTTTTAGAGTCACGAGAGAGAAATCAAAGTAGAAAATTTTACAGTTCTAACAAGTCATAGAGTCAAAACAAGTCAAGAGGAAAGTACAAGTCAAAAAAGGAATTTATTTGTCACCAATGTGGCAAGTCGGGGCATATGAAGATGTATTATAGGTTCTTATAAAGAGAACAATCAAGAGGAAAAACGAAGACAAAAGTAAAGATATTGATAAAGAACTACTGCTATTATTTATGAagatatttttatgatatatatgatgaaaattatgtgaattTTGTCTATGATGATTCCATTTGGATTATGAATTTTGAGGTCTTATGATATATCACTCTGAGGCATAAATTTTTCATTTCTTATATTGTTAGAAATTTTGACAAAATCAAAATTGAAAGATAAAGAAGTGTGTGTATCATTAGTATCGGATAATATGTGGCTTAACTTGAAACCAATATAGGATGTAAATTGCagttaaaaaatattagacaTGTGCTAAATATACAG contains:
- the LOC112757830 gene encoding uncharacterized protein; the encoded protein is MANVGPLEQASTSRNITTLYQAIQQDSSILEGIDAMLEQAAISGNKLHPAIKQNPSILEEINATVEQAATFRNINLLYLAIQQNRNILEKINAMLQQDTTSKNMNMLYIAIQQNPSILEEVNTLLEHVATYRNINLLYQAIQRDPSILHVVDAMYELATTSENTNMFYQAIQQNPYILEVVIAMRGIATFGNISMLSQAIEQDRSIQEEVNVMLKQAVTSTNMNMLYRAIQQNPSILEEVDAMLEQAATCKDINMFYRTIQHNPNNLQVVNAMLVLVRAATSGNINMLYRAIQQNPNILEEVDAIPFVNTPLHIAASAGHVEFAIEIMGLKPSFGFKLNPQGLSPIHVALHNNHYSLVDRLVEINKDLVRVKGKERLTPLHLLCLSGSEENIRLLTHFLHICPDSIKDVNVRKETALHIALRCGNLSALEKLVDWLKENTFNSADDSERSILNSRTVDGNNILHLATLCGNTQAVTLLIGSKKMEKNAKNSWNQTALDLAIANSYPEIERILEGAKAKRGEATNHGGRHPNLMKAVLVFQRKKWRRLRNSMSSEQRDAYMVVAALIITSIYQTALSPPGGLYQPDNNLNPTTSSFSLNSTNTATVHRIPGIASMEPFDFIVLSVINTVILFLATIIIFIVMPNGIIGYILGPLLTLLVITYAWSIDMISPTGEGYSSYALIVIALLLYLISFGSLLDKDVKNVFFFFKIFFKN